The following is a genomic window from Paenibacillus sp. FSL R5-0766.
CTTAATTTTTTTTAGTTTGTTTCAATTCATCTATTAAACTGATACAATATAGATATGAATGAATATAGAAGAACAAACACAACCGTATCTTTGTTGAACTATCATTTTGTGTTCTGCCCACGATACAGAAGAAAGATATTTCTCAAATTAGAGGTAGAACAGCGCTTCAAGGAACTGGTGCATGAGGTATGTGCAGAGCTTAAAATTGTGATTGTTGCCATGGAGTGCGACAAAGACCATACACATATGTTTCTCAATGCACTTCCAACATTAAGCCCTGCTGATATCATGGCAAAAATAAAAGGAGTCACATCAAAAAAACTACGAGAAGAGTTTCCACACCTTCTGCATTTGCCCAGTTTGTGGACACGTTCCTATTTTGTTTCTACCGCTGGAAATGTATCAAGTGAGACCATCAAGCGTTATGTTGAACAACAAAAGACAAGGGGGTGAAGTAACTGTCTCAGACCCTAACGGTTAAGGTAAAGCTGCTGCCGACTAAAGAGCAGATCCAACTATTGCAACAAAGTAGTCATGAATATATCCGAGTTGTTAATACACTCGTGGCCGAGATGGTAGAAGAAAAGAAAAGGTTGAAGAAGACAACAAAAGACATTCCTGCTAATCTACCAAGTGCAGTAAAAAATCAAGCGATTAAGGATGCGAATAGTGTCTTCTCTAACAAAGTTAAGAAAAGTAAATACGCAATCATACCGATCCTAAAGAAACCGATTTGCGTATGGAATAACCAAAACTATTCTCTTGACTTCACGCACATTTCCATTCCATTCATGGTAGAGGGAAAATCTAAGCGTTTAAAAATTCGTGCATTGTTCATCGACAAGGACCATCGAAACGTTGACCTTTTGAAGCATAAACTTGGTACGCTCCGTGTCACGAAAAGCTCAGGTAAGTGGATAGCCCAAATTGCTGTCACCATGCCAATAACTGAAAAAACGGGTATGCGGATTTTGGGCATTGATTTAGGGCTGAAAGTCCCTGCCGTAGCCATCACAGATAATGATCACGCTCGATTCTTTGGGAATGGGCGAGAAAACAAATACAAGAAACGGAAGTTTCGTAGTGTTCGTCAAAAACTAGGAAAACAAAAGAAAGTGAACGCTATTCGCAAGTTAGATGATAAAGAACAACAATGGATGAAAGACAAAGACCACAAAGTCAGTCGTGAAATCGTTAATTTCGCAGTCGAAAATAAGACTTCTGTCATTCGCTTAGAGCAACTAACGAATATTAGGCAGACGACAAGAACAAGTCGTAAAAACGAAAAGAATCTACACACATGGTCATTCTACCGTTTGGCACAATTCATTGAATACAAAGCAAACATGGCAGGGATCAAAGTGGAATATGTGAACCCTGCATATTCAAGTCAAACCTGTCCAGAATGTTCAAAAAAGAACAAGGCGCAAGATAGAAGATATACGTGCCCATGTGGATTCAAGAGACATCGTGATATCGTTGGGGCGATGAATATTCGCTACGCAACTGTGATTGGCGGTAACAGTCAATCAGCCTAAGATGCTATATGCACTGTCTTAGGAGGGGTAATGGCATACCCTAATCTTAGCATCTGTCCAAAGCAGAAATGAAATGAGGACGTTAAGCTTAGCTAAGAATCCCAATCACTTTAGTGATCTTGCCCCTTTAGGGATGGGAGTGTCAAAGGCTAGGACATCTTTACATTTGATGATATGATAGGAGTTAAAGGCTTTGGCATGAGACGGAATTCCTGATGCATAGATATAGGTAAGACGAAAGATTAGAGCAACATTAACGGAAGTTCATTATTGTGTAAAAAATATACCCTTTTGTGGACTCGTGCAACGTAAGATTATGAGGTCCTTCAGACTCATGGATAATGTGGAATAGGTGGCGTATGAGATGAAAAAAGCTCGCTTAATATATAATCCGACCTCAGGCCGGGAAGAAATGAAGAAACGTCTGGCTGATATTTTGCAGCGTTTGGATCAAGGTGGTATTGAAGCTTCATGTCACGCAACAACGGGTGAAGGTGACGCAACCCGGGAAGCTGAACTCGCGATTGAACGCGGATATGACATGATTATTGCTGCTGGCGGCGATGGCACATTGTACGAAGTCATCAACGGTATGGCCGAGCGGGAGAATCGTCCGCCGCTGGGTGTGTTTCCTTTGGGAACAACGAATGATTTTGCACGTGCACTCGGTATTCCGAGACAGTGGGAAGATTACGTGGATCTGGTCATTAACCAGCAACTTCGTCCGCTCGATCTGGGCAAAGCGAATGATAAATATTTTATCAACATCGCCGGCGGTGGATCACTGACTGAACTGACCTATGAAGTACCGAGTCGTCTGAAAACGATGATTGGGCAACTGGCCTATTATATGAAGGGTATTGAGAAAATGGCAAGCCTGTCTCCACAGGAGCTGATTATTCGCGCCGACGGTCAGGAAGAAATCCATGATGAATTCATGTTATTCCTCATCGCCAATACCAATTCGGTCGGGGGATTTGAGAAGTTGGCTCCAGGTGCAACCATTGATGATGGTCTGTTCGATGTGATCGGTGTCCGCAAGTGTAATCTGGCCGATATGATCCGCCTCGTAACGCTCGCGCTGCGTGGGGAGCATCTGAATGACAAGAAAGTGGTTCATTTCCAGACGAGTCATATGGAAGTTACGTCCCCGGGCTATGTGCAGCTGAACCTCGATGGAGAGTTGGGCGGCACATTGCCAGCTACCTTTACGAATCTGCGTCATCATCTGATGTTGTATCGTTAAATACTAAAAAGAAAGAAGTGAATGTACGTTGTCTAATACGAACCGCAGCGGTCGTGGAAAAAACCGCCGGAATTCGGCTGCCTCTCAGGGGCAAGGGAACGCTTCAGCGTCCCGTCAGCCAAGTCAAACATCTCGTCCATCTACACGTCAGCAGGGAAAAGAGGTGCGGCCACAAGGCGCATCTCTTTCTGCCGTTCGTCCAAAAGGGAGAGCGCGGGAATCTGTACCAATCGAAGGACTGCCTGTTAGCAAAAATGAAGAGACCGTCATCGACATCATTGGCATGAACCATGACGGTGAGGGTGTAGGTCGTGCGAATGGATACACGCTCTTTGTGCAGGGTGCGCTTCCAGGTGAAACCGTGCGTGTGCGCGTAATGAAAACCAAGAAGCAGTACGGCTACGCCAAACTGCTGGAGATCGTGAAAGCAAGCCCAGATCGTGTGTCCGCGCCTTGCCCGATCTACGATCAGTGCGGCGGCTGCCAGATCCAGCATATGAGCTATGCCGGACAGCTTGCGTGGAAACGCCAGTTGGTAGTCGATAATTTGCAGCGGATTGGCAAGCTGAACGTGATAGTGGAGGATGCAGAAGATGCAGAGCAGGGCATTCGCGTACTGCCTACGATGGGTATGGACGAGCCATGGCGCTATCGGAATAAGGCACAGGTGCCGATTGGCGTTACCGAGGGTGGTCTGGTAGGTGGTTTTTACGCTAAAGGAAGCCATCGGATCATTGATATGGAAAGCTGTCTCATTCAGCATGAGCATAATGACGAAGTGGTTGCAAAGGTGAAGGAGATGGGCAGTCATTTTGGAATCAGCGCCTATAACGAAGAGACAGGCCGCGGTCTATTGCGTCATGTCGTTGTGAAGAAGGCATTCCGTACAGGCGAGATGATGCTTGTTTTGGTCACCAATGGTCGAGACATCCCGTACAAAGACGAATGGATTGGCAGTATCCGTGAAGCGATTCCGCATGTAGCGAGCATCTGCCATAACGTGAACAAGAAACAGACCAACGTTATCTTTGGCGATGAAACCCGCGTCCTGTGGGGCCGTGATGTAATCTATGATTATATCGGTGATGTGCAATTTGCGATCTCAGCGCGTTCGTTTTATCAGGTGAATCCAGTGCAGACGGAAGTACTGTATGGGAAAACGGTGGAGTACGCCGGACTGAGTGGCAAAGAAACTGTAATTGATGCCTATTGCGGCATCGGAACGATCTCTCTTTTCCTCGCGCAACATGCGGATCAGGTGTACGGGGTTGAGATTGTGCCAGAAGCTATCGAGGATGCGCGTAGCAATGCGATGTTGAACGAAATGCGTAACGTGAAGTTCGAAGTTGGTGCCTCAGAGGACGTTATTCCACGCTGGAAAGAACAAGGCATCGAGGCCGACGTCATCGTAGTCGATCCACCGCGTAAAGGCTGTGATCCACGTTTGCTGGAAACGATCCTGGAGATGAAGCCGGAGCGTGTGGTGTATGTGAGCTGTAATCCGAGTACGTTGGCACGTGATCTGCGTGTGCTGGAGGATGGTGGCTATCGCACGGTTGAGGTCACGCCGGTGGACATGTTCCCACACACGGTGCATGTGGAGTCGGTGGCGATGTTGGTTAGGGTGTAGTGTTTTGAAGCTACATTTACCTGTTTTAATAAATAGCTGCTTTGCCCGAAGCTTCTAAAGCTCGGGCTATAGTTGTTATAACCATTACTAGAGTTGATGCTGGTCTGAACAATATCAAGTTTTCCAGTTTATCCGTTTTTAATAGCTGTGTGTTGTTCAGTGTTTTCTAATGCCAAGGTAAGACGTGGCAAAGGTATACCTAACTTTTTGGCTTCTCTCACAACTTCAAGTACTGCAAAACTGGACTTACTATTATTGTATTCAATGAAAAGTCGTGGTAAGTTGCCCTTTGCAAAAATAACCTTGTTAAACAGCGTGCCGATAAGTGCTGGTGGGATCTTGGTCAACAGTAGAGTAATCGCGTCCATCTTTGCGCCTCTTGCTTTAAGAACAGGCTTCATTTCCCGCATACTCTTGCCTACATTTGCGAATGAGTCACTATGATTCAAGAGTGCTGGGAAGCTTCCCCGTTTTAACACCTCGGTCTCCATCGCCGCATTCATGGCATAGTGATTCCATAACCAGCTTTGCATATCCTTGATCCAATTGATTTTAAAATGGGCGCTTTCAAATAGTTCTTTGACCTTGTTGTTTATCTGTTCCGTGCCTACCCGTGGTTTTTCCAAAAATATCATTTTTAAAAAGCCGCCCCTAAGCTTATTGTCCTCAATGCCGCCTCCTGCTCCTGGGAACCCAAAGACAACATTGTTCATAGACAAGGGCGAGATCGATAATTTTAAATCTTGCCAAATATTATTGAATATTAGGATCGGGGTGTTACCAGCGGTAGTCGATAGTAATTGTGCTGCTTCGGGAAGTTGCTCCGTGTTGACACTCGCAATAATGAGATCGTAATTTGGCCTTATCTCCTCATGCAGCTTGACTTTCCAGCTTTCCTGGATTAACTGCTTCCCTCTTCGTGCATCCCACATTTCAAGCGCTATATGACTTCCGAAGGTTTCTTTTCTCCCTTTTCTAACGTAAAACTCAACGGTGTGGCCTGCCTTTTCGAAAGCCCACGCGTATTGGGTCGATATTACACCTCTACCGAAAAATAAAATTCTCATCTTAGCCTCCTAATAATCCATATTCATCCTTGTTGATGATCCAACAACGTGTTGTATAATGATATTGTATTGATTCACTATACGGTCATCAACCATCAGATTTTTAATATCTGTCGGATAATTGATCGAACAGCAAACGGAGGCAAATAATGAAAAAGCAACCTGAAATTACGGATAAAACAAGGCAGACATTCATAAATGTATTCTGCGATTTATATAGCCAAAAACCAATCGAAAAAATATCCATTCAAGAGATTGCTAACCAATCAGGATATAATCGGAGTACATTTTATCAATACTTTACAGATATCTATGAGTTGTTGGACTGCGTTGAAGAGCGTGTTTTGAAATCCATTAACGAGGAGATGGCAGGTAGAGAGTTTTCTACACATACGTTCCAGGATGCACTTCAATGCTTGGAAAATGCAGAGGACATTTCAGTTCTGAAAGCCCTCTTGGGCGACTATGGTTCTGTTCATTTTGTGGAACGCTTGAAAAGAGAAATTCCCTTTGAGCGATTGATTGTGGATTTTCCAACAGATGATGTCTTGGCACCATATATCATCGAGTTTTACATATCAACATTAATATCTATGTTTCGTCTTTGGATACACAGAGACAAAGATCTATCGTCGGAAGAATTGATCAAGCTGATCGATAGTCTATTTGCAAAGGGGATAACACCGTATCATATCTTTGGCACGGTCAATTCGCAGCGTTCTGGAGTGTAGCGATGATGGTTAGAAAGCTAAACATAAACATAAGGGGTTCGAGAATTTATATACGATTCTCGAACCCCTTTTTTGTCTTTGTTTCAATAGCATCCATTAACTAAAATAGTCTAAAACTCCCATCATCCCAGCCGGTAATTAATACACATGCACACCCGTGCCAAGCACGGATTTGTTTTGTACCGAATTACCGGATAGATATACCTTTTGCAGATCAGGCAGCTGGCTTAGGGTCTCGATATTGGAAACGGCATTGTTCTCGAGATGAAGCTCTTCTATGGCCTGCCAGTTGATCATGAATTCGAGAGAAGCCAAATTGCTGTCTTGCATAGTGAAGAAACGTAGAGCGGACAGTTTGGCAAAGTAAGGCATCATCTGGTCAACTTCAGTAACAGAGGTGTTGTTTATGCTGAAATATGGGTGTTCTAAGGTCAAGTGTTCAAGCACGCTGTTCTCCGCGGCCGCCTTTTGTTCAAAGTTCAGCCTACACTCGGAGCACATCAAAGATTTCACCTGCTTCAAACGAAATAAGGCATCGCTTTCCTTGAACAGTGACGAGTCGTTAATGTTTAAGGTCTCTAGGCGGGACAAGCCGTCCAGGGCGGCAAGACGGGTTATTTCATCGATCTCCCAGAGCGAGAGTTGCTCCAGTTTCGGGAATTTCCCCAGCACAGCCAAGTTCAATTCCCCACTTCCGCCACGGAGCGTCAGACTGGTTGTAGCCGGGGCCTTTAGCCCGGGGAGAAAGGAGCTTGGAATTTCCACTCGCTCTACTTTAGGCAGTGTCAGCGCTTCTGCATTCTCGTAGTAGCCGGACAACGTTAATTCCCGCAAAGAGGGCAGACTGTTTATGGCCTTTACCGAGCCAAGCTCACTTAGAGAAGCCAGGCGTAGTGTGGTAATAGAGTTTTTGCCGGTCAAGCGCCCCAGACTGGAGAAGTTTACATTTTCAATATCTAACGTTTGTAGAGCAGGCATATTTTGCACAAAGTCGATAGACTTTACGTTCGTTAAATAGGACAACTGAAGCTCCTGAAGCTGGGTCAAGGCATACAGCGGCTGCAGGTCTGTGGTTTCACTGTACTGTATAGACAAGGATGATAGCCCGGTCATGGACGATAACCATCCGAGTTCATTGACAAAGGTGAGCGACAGGGACTTGATTGGCAATTGGTTTAACAAGTGAAGATCTGTTACGGACTCATCCACATAGGTAATGAATAAAGAGTTCAGATTGGGGAATTCCAGCAGCATGGCCAATTCCTGATTACTGCGAAGCTGAGTGGTAAGCTCCGTAATTTTAGACTTGTCGCCAAAGTAGCCCGAAAATGTACTAAAGGATTCGTTAAAAGCGCCACCATAACTTTTTAATCCGGGCATATGGGCCAAAGTGGTTTGGTCCGTCTGGGATATTTCATAGGTATTCGTCAGGTCCAATGCCGTCAGTCCCTTAAAAGCTTCAAAATCACGCTGATCAATCCGCTGGCTATTCAGTTTCTTGTCCTGAGTAATATAAGTGATCTTCTCGGCCTGTTCATCGCTGAAAGGATCGGAGAGGCTATATGTAAACTTCCACTGATCATTCTCCGAATGCTCTACGGTTAAATAGCGAATACGAGCCAATTCCTCCTCTGTTGGCAAGGCGGCCCCTTTATCGAAGATATCTCGCAAAAATGAAAGCAGAACCTCGCTTTCAGGCATCTTTCGCACAGGCAGATTGGCTTCTGTTTTTGGATAGGTGGAGCTGTTGCTATAATAAAAATATGTACCGATCGCGCCAGTTAGGACTAACATCAGTATCAGCATTACCTTTACGGAGGCAGTCTGCTTCGGTGGTACTTTAGGGGGCGTTCCATGGTAATGATTAATGGTCTGGTCTACGTAATAGACATGATTTTGCTTCAATAGAAGCTCTGTTTCACAATAGGGACACTTTAAAACCTCATCCTTCTTGTATTCAATTCTTCCGTTGCAATTGGGGCAGTTTAGCGGGATAAACGCCACGAATGTCCCCTCCTTCATTATGATGGTCATAAGATCATGCTGAACGGTCATCTGATTTCATTATACCTTGTGAATTTACGTTTGATGAGAGAAAGAAGTTTCACATAACGAAGGAGCAGGGAATCCTGCTCCTTTTTGATCTTTTTTAAGTATCATCAAGCAATAGATGTAATCGGATGTTTAACGTGCACAGGGTAGAGATGTTCACCAGGGGTTCTTACAAATAAACCTTCATTGGTGATCGAACTTTTTAGATCAAGACCGTGATCATCTGGAGTGAAATGAAAGGTTATTTTCTCCGTATCTTCATCTGCAATCTTATCCAAGATATCTTTCATATTCATTTCGTTTAAGCTAATAACGTCGAAGAGCTCAATATGATTGTCTTCTTTCTGATAAATAACAATGACGTTTTCGTTTTCCAAGTAATAAATATCATCACTAAAGACATTCAGGCAATAAAACATGAGTATTCCTTGAGCATGATGGGTTGCGAAATGCTGAGAAACAGGTAATCTTTCCGATGCAAATTTTTGAATAAGACGTAAATCCTCCGCGCTAGTTACATTTAGTTTTCGGATGTGCGCAGGCTCAGGTGATTTTTTTGCCGTATAATTCATTGAAAAAAGATGCTCCTCCACAGGCTTAAACCCAAACTTGGGGTAAAAATCAAGCACCGATTCATTGGCAAAAAGGTACATGTAATCGTACTTGTTCTCGTATTCCTCTAAAACTTTGTTCATTAAATCTGTAGAGAGTCCTTTTCCCCGATAATCAGGATGTGTCATCACCGTGCCGATTTGAATCGCTTTTTTCTTCTCACCGTGAATGATGAGCTCAAGGATGTTAACAGAAACGTTGGCAATAACCTGGTCTCCATCGACATATGAATAAGGGATGTAACGCTCGCCCCAGTATCCTTGTCGATACCAATCTTCAAAATTGATCTCAAACGTGTTGACAGCAAGCTCGAAAAAACTCTTGCGCAGTACTTCATTGTTTTTATAATTCTTCATAAATTTTAATTCTTGCATGGTATTCTCCCCTTAATCCTCAAAAGTGACTGTTTGTATAGTGGTACGATCCCGTATTTAACTATGTAAAGTATGATTACAGGTGAAATTCTGCTTATAAGTTGTTGTTGGTTAAGCAGGAGTTTTAACAAGAGAAAGTGGAGTTTCGTATAGAAAGAGACGCGAGCGAATTCGCGTCTTCTTTTTTGCATGTTTTATCGGATATGTTTAAATGAAATTGCGTCAGTGAACTGTTTTTCACTATTTAAAATCTTGGTCCATTAATCTACGTTAAAATGCACGATTGCACTATATAACATCTTGTTGCGAAAAGGGTCAAACGTCACTTGATGCTGAACTTGCTTCACGCGCAGCATTAATGCTTTGTTCATTCCGATTCGTTCTTCGATCGCTCGTTCCAGTTCACGGAAGTCATAAGCCTGCAAGCATTCAACTTTGTCTTTGATCATATCCAGTGAAATTTCCATATATAATTCAGGCCTCCTTAAAATCTCGATTTGCAGGTTAAAAGCCTGTCGAGCTTCATTTTAGAGGAGCTTTTCCAGTTCGGCAAGAGCAATCGGGCTGAAAATCTAATAAAGACGTGATAAAATCGGGAAAGGGCAATTTTGAGATCATCGAACTTTCAATAATTTGAAGATCTAATGGAAGTAATAACAGATACTGCTGTTTGAACAAAGTTACATTTGCATGGTATAAGTGAAGAAGAAGGCTAGGACACCATAATGTGAATTGCAACGAAAAACGAATGATCATGTAAATGATAGGCAGCAGATGCATGAGTTACGAGGTTTACTATTTTAACTATTAATGAGGACAGATACTGTCCTGGAATGTATAGAGGAGCTTTTGAAATGACAAAGGAAAACTTTTGGCGTGAATTGCCACGACCATTTTTTATACTGGCACCGATGGAAGATGTGACGGATGTTGTGTTTAGGCATGTCGTAGGTGAAGCGGGCAGACCGGATGTGTTTTTTACGGAGTTTGCGAATACAGAGAGTTATTGTCACCCGGAGGGGCACCATAGTGTGCGCGGGCGTTTGACGTTTACAGCGGATGAACAGCCGATTGTGGCTCATATCTGGGGAGATAAACCGGAATTCTTTCGTGAGATGAGTATCGGTATGGCGAAAGAAGGATTTAAAGGCATCGATATCAATATGGGCTGTCCGGTAGCGAATGTAGCCGAGAATGGAAAAGGAAGCGGCTTGATCTGCCGGCCAGCCCTTGCGGCGGAGATTATTCAGGCGGCGAAAGCCGGGGGGCTGCCGGTCAGTGTAAAAACGCGTCTCGGATTTACTGAGGTCGATGAATGGCGCGACTGGTTAACCCATATTTTGCAACAAGACATCGTGAATCTGTCCATTCACTTGCGGACGAGAGAAGAAATGAGCAAAGTAGACGCTCACTGGGAACTGATTCCGGAGATTAAAAAACTGCGGGATGAGATAGCTCCTAATACACTGCTGACGATTAATGGGGATATTCCTGACCGTGAGACAGGCCTGAGACTCGTGGAGCAATATGGTGTGGATGGTATTATGATTGGACGCGGTATTTTCCAGAATCCATTTGCTTTTGAAAAGGAGCCGAAGGAACACAGCAGTAAGGAATTGCTTGATCTGCTACGGCTGCATCTGGATCTCCATGATCAATATTCCGAGCTTGAACCGCGTTCGTTCAGCCCGCTGGCCCGTTTTTTCAAAATCTATGTTCGTGGCTTCCGCGGTGCTAGTGAGCTGAGAAACAGCTTGATGAACGCCAAAACCACTTCTAAAGTACGCGAATTGCTCATTGAGTTTGAAAGTAATGAACAGGTAGAGTAGAGTAAGACGTAATCATGGATACGGAGTATGATTCAGGTAGATTAATAGCAAAAAAAAGAAGCGGTAACTCTTCCGCTTCTTTTTTTTTGCTTTGCTGTTTAACGCGTATACGCAGGCTTCTCCATCGCGACCGGTTGAGGATTGGCAAGCACCCATAATACCGCCAACTCGGATAATCTGGCAGGCGCATCAAAATCGTATCCATCGCGAAGCCTGCTGACCAAGTCTGCTGCCTCTTGGAGCAGTGTCGGGGCAAGTGGTGCACCAGTGCCCAAGTGACGAATCAGTGCATCCAGCATCTTACGATACTCCGCATCCCAGTTTCCACCGCCATTATCCAATACTTCATGGGACACACGTCCTGTGATGCGGATGACCTCTCCCTGCACCGTTTGAGCGTGGCCCTGGGCCGGAATGAGATATTCCCACAGCTCTTGGTGCTGTTTGGTCCAAGTGGTTGCCTTTACCTGAATGGGGGTAGTCCCATCGTGCATGATCCGACTCACTACCGGCTCGACATCAAATAACTGGTACAGTTTGATCAGCGCGTCTGAAACTTCATCGACCTTGTCCTTATTAAACTTCTCACGGACGAATTCAAAATCCTTACCGATCCGCTTCACCGATTCTTTCATATCCGGGGTGACCGATGCTCCGGCATCCAGCATAATTGCGGCAATCTCTGCCAGATTGACTATATCGCTATTCCTGCAATTGGCTAACCCCTTAGCTAATGGCGTATTTCCCTGTTTATTTTCTACGTTAATCGTAGCGCCTTGGTTTACCAACTCTTGAACCACTTTGGTTCGATACCCATTGACCGCTGCATGTAACGGTGTTTCATTTTGGTAATCCACAGCGTCCAGATCCGCACCTAATTCAAGGAACAGGGGTACATTTCCTGACCAGTGTGAGGCATGGGCATGTAAAGGCGTGCGTTGATATTTGTCGCGTGCATTAATGTCTGCTCCTTGCGCTACCAGCCAGCGGACCAATTCATCCGAAATATGCCGAAAGCTGAGGGCCGTACCTTTGCTGTAACCCCCACGTGCATCCCATTCGCATTGTTCGAAAATTACTTTTACGGTAGCGATATCATTATCTTTAACGAGTTTTTCCATATGAGCAGGTAAGGTTGCTTTCTTCGTAGTCATTACACTCTTCCTCTCCTTTGTGAATAACACCGTATGTTTCAATGGTAGGCTATGACGATTTAATAGTAAGTAGATAATTTTCTGCAATTTTATCACATAGGGAATTTTAAAACCAATAACTGGGTTTCTTCCATCATCAATTTGGTTTGCTATGTTATAATTTAGATGAATGTTGATACTGGAGACGGATTGAAAAATATTTGAAATGATCGCCGCAATTCGTGCGGTAGGCTTTTGATAATAGGAGGATTTATGTCCTGGAGTAAATTGAAGCAACAACTGGAGAGTTTTCTTAGTCCTGCGTTAGTTGGAAGGGTGGAGTACCGTGCCACCAGCTATAGCTATTCACCTGATAAATCAGGCAATTGTTATATTACTGTAGATAAAAAGAATGTACTCAACATGAGCGATACAACAACCCCAATCCGATGGTATCAGACAGAGCAGGAGATCAAGAGCGACCCGGAAATCATGATTCCTGTGAGCGATGAAGAGATTGAAGCTATTCGAAAAGATTCCAAAGGACCCATTCCCGAGGATCGTCTTCAAGTCATGGCAAGAAGTAGAAAAATCTCCGTACATGCCAAAGAGCTGTTGTTGGCTCAGACCGCACTCAGTAAATCGAATTTTACCGTTGCAGCTACGGCGTATCTATCAACTTCTATAGAGGATAATCTGGAGAGCAAGGATATCTTGTTTAATATTCTGGCTTTAATGGACAGACGCGTTGGCAAAAAACGAATTCTGAACATGTCGGAGCAGGTCAAATTAAAGCATCCAGCGGTACAATATTTTTATGAACTGCGTCGTCGTACGGTGTGAAATGGAATAACTTTTGATATAGTTTTTAACTATAACCAGTTATGGTTTTTAAGTATCCCTTCTAACTGCTCTCAGCGTGATATGATCATTGTATACAACGAGGGGGTTTTTTACATGACTGATAAGTTCCAGATCGTAGGAAGTTTATTGCGGCCGGATGAGCTGCTGAAATATAAAACACATATTGAACATAATGATGATATCCAATATCCGTTCTATGAAAACTACGAAGGATATGAGAAGTGTGAGACAGAGGCAATCAAACAAGTTGTCGCAAAGGAAATCGAACATAACTTGTCCGTGGTTACCGATGGCGAATTCTCCAAATCGATGTGGCATCTGGACTTTGTATGGGGATTTGGCGGAGTGAAGCGTTACATCGCGGATCATGGCTATTTTTTCAGAGATGTGGACGGAACTTCGAAGTATGAAACACGCAAAGATATTGGACTGCGCATCACTGACAAATTGAGCGGAAAAAATCATCATTTCATTAAGTTGTTCCAACAACTGCAAGACACGGCTGGCGAGCAACAAACGAAACTTTGCGTACCATCGCCATCCCATATATTCGGTGAGCTTTCCTGGTCGGATAACATTGGAGGTACGGATTCCGTTTATCAGAACAAACAGGAGCTCAAAGAGGGTCTTGTAATCGCGTATAAGGAATTCGTTGAAGAATTCGCTGCTATAGGCGGCAAAATCCTGCAATTCGATGATTGCTTATGGGAACTGTTTGCAGACGACAACCCGAACTCTC
Proteins encoded in this region:
- a CDS encoding cobalamin-independent methionine synthase II family protein, which encodes MTDKFQIVGSLLRPDELLKYKTHIEHNDDIQYPFYENYEGYEKCETEAIKQVVAKEIEHNLSVVTDGEFSKSMWHLDFVWGFGGVKRYIADHGYFFRDVDGTSKYETRKDIGLRITDKLSGKNHHFIKLFQQLQDTAGEQQTKLCVPSPSHIFGELSWSDNIGGTDSVYQNKQELKEGLVIAYKEFVEEFAAIGGKILQFDDCLWELFADDNPNSPFTGENINQDEVKGLATEFIDINNTVIDFGHSLGLKMWTHNCRGNYDSRNMGGGSYAKIANLFLKQLKYDRFFLEWDDDRAGSIEALEVFKDRPETEIVLGLLSSKTSTLDDEARVVRLLDEASKIIDKDRLLLSHQCGFASCDGGNELSEAQQWAKIDQGQKIAKQYWGSNV